The genomic stretch AAAGCTTTCACTTCTAAGCGGAGTGGTAGTCTTTTAGGTTCAGATTCTCTTTCCTCCGCCGTTGGATTTAGCCATACACAAATATTGGACATCACCTTCAAGTCAACTCTTATTGATCTTGATATCCTTAAATCCCCCGCCTGATCACCCAGCTATAAATTTTAGGAATTCAAAGAAACAAATCACTCTCCATTTCACAAAAGAAAAACTTAGCAGAACCAAGAACAGAGCAAATGGGATCGTCATAAAGAATGAGAAATTCCATGCTAccgaaaaataagaaaaaaaaaacaatattaAGTACATTGATCAAAAGGGTAGCTGAGAAATGGGTAAAATGAATTACCAGGGCTAGAAAAAAACCACAAAACGATGGCACAGAGCACTAGCAAAACCGGGATGAGATGAATAGAATTTTCAGCAGATCTTAAACgacttttttctttcttggcaAGGTGGGACATGGGATTGTAACTCGGCAAATGGTCCAAATCTGAAGTGGTTGTTGCTGGCTTAGGATTCGTGGAGGACATAGCTCCAGCtgctgatgatgatgaagaattAGAAAAGAACTCGTCAGAGACCCGCGCGGAGCTCGACGAGCGATACatattgatgatgatgatgagatgTTTGTGGGTTTCTTGGATTATTTTGTCGGACAGAACAAACTACAAAAGTTGGAATCACAAAGACTAAAACGTTGGAGGGAAGGAAAGAGCTGGGAAAGACGGGGAGTTTCCTCGTTTGTGCCTCCGTGGCGTCCAGGAAAGACGAAAGAGTCGGCTGTCGAGAGGGAAGAATCTTTGGCCGATTATTTGGACTCCGCGATTTCACGCGGACAGGGTTGAGAAATGTCGGCGACTTTTGGCTGGTCAAAAAGACTACTTATAATAGTTAGTAGTAATTGATAAGCTTGCCGAATTGAACTCTTTTTCCATTCTTCTTGGAAGCCGATTTGAACAAAACTTCGTGGAGTTTGCAATTAGACTTACAAAGTATATAAAACCCACAAAGCAGAATGTCTATCAGAACCGATACAACTTTCAATTGGTCACACTGCTCTCTTCAATTCAAACTACGGAATTTTAGATATTGGTTTCTAATAAAGTGGTCAGGAGAAGTTTATTTTTACTTGGTGCTCAATTGCTTCTGCGAATTAGAAAAGAAATGTCTGCGAATTTTTCTTGTTTCAGCTCTTAACAGGCTAAACTAGTAGTAGTTAATTGAATTGCAAATGCTTTGTGGCACTTTTCTGCTGCAACACAATTTCAGACTGCAAACACATATTCTACAAACGTATGCTCTAATTGCAATTTTTCAATTCCCATTAGTAATTGCATTATAAAACGTATGCTCTAACGCCACAAATAGAGATACTAATAATAAGTATAAATATTAACACAACAAAGTATCAGTATATAACTTTTGATGGGAAGATCCATAAAGTATGGCATGTATGTGAATTGTGATACTAAAGCAAtatccaaagaaaaaaaaaatttaacgtACAAGTGTTTGATTAGACCAACACAAGTTTACTCAATTGATAAGTTTAGTCAATTGATAAGAACATATCactttttttacaaaaaatatcGTATATTTATTGATATAATTTCGAGAACATATTCTGAACTATAATGTTAATCAAAGTCGAATCCACtcaaatcttttttttctttactaAAAAAACAAAGTGTCTAACTGACTTTCTGTCATAATTTATCGAAAAATGTAAGAGAAGTATGGTGCACGACCAAACAAGAAACTTCTCATTGTGTTTCTTCCACATAAACCATCACCTTAATTAATCATTGTACTGTACTCATACAATTTGATCAAACTTAAATGAAATcttcttaccaaaaaaaattttaaagacaaaaattataaaatgggCCAAACCCCAAATCCCAAAATCGTAATTGGCTGACAAGTGCTTGACACGTTTAGAGCACCCCATGAATTTGCCACGTCATTTCCCCATCTCCACAGTACGTGCAATTTAGCCTCCTTTTAATACTAAGACAAATCCCCCTCTCTCTCATTTCCCCATTCTCTTCCTTTCACAACTTTCTCTTCCAATCCTTCTCTGAGACGACGTGTACGAAGCTCCCGTTAAATTCTCGCCGGGAAACTCAAAAACCCATCTACCCTTTTGGCTCCTCTCTTATCTCTTCGTGAAAGTATCGATCCCGGAATTCTTTTTGTCCAGATAGCGTCATAATGAATCCAGAATAGTAAGTTTTTTCTGATATTCTTTTGTTGGGTCAAAATTTTAGACCCTTTTGAATTCTGAATTCAAGATTGAATTTTGACGTTCATTCTCGGAACCCTTTTAGATTTTGGTGATAGATTTAATAGTTCATTTAGATCCGTTGTGATTTTTCTCTATAACCTCTTGAACGAGTTTTCCTTGGTTGGTTGATGATACATGCTTTCAGATAAGGGATTGGGGATCTATTTTTTTTCTGCTGATGTTGGTTGATCCGAGAACTATATCGTTTTGACAAGGATGAGGATCTTTTTTATAGTTCTTAGAATCTGAGCCTAGAAAATTGTTGCAATAACTGTAATTAAATTCCTGATTGGACAAAGAGAGTACTAAAATATTGAGCTGAATAATTGATTGATATGTATGATCACATAGGTTCTATTTTCAaatatgttgagatattgttTGAATCTAATCGTGTTAATCTAACCGGATTATGGATGAAATAGTTTCCGTTAATTTATTCAGTTTTGGTATCGATGCCTTTCCTTATCGTTGTTAGTTGTGTTAGGAGAAACAGCAAATTTCAAGCATTTGGAACTTTGTGATTGTGGCTGAAACGACAACTAGAATATAATCTCTGCCTGGTTGAGAGGTGGATGTCGATCTTGTCCTTTTGGTAACTAGTTGGTCTAGGCTGTAGCAGTTGGAATTATAACTTAAGGTTGATTTGTTTACCAATGAAAATGTGTGCTGTTATGAGACTTTTTTCTTTGTCAGTTGTCATTAATCATGCTGCAAGCTTCACTGGTGGTGAAGATGTTGATCACATATCAGATTGGCCTTCTAATTTCATGTAACATGTTTCTTGCCATTTCAACTTGGTTATTCATGATGATATAAGTGATGGTAGTGTAAGGATCATTTCTGTTCAGGGAGAAGAAAATCGTATTGCTGCATAGGCCTAGACCTCAGAACTATATGCAATTTGATGCACTTAAACCAGTAGTAATCATCATGTTGCTTGTGCCACTCACGTGATACTGAAAGACATTCAAAATTTCCGTAGTTGATGAGCTTTCTCGCTTGATACTATCTAGTATATGAGATTTCTGGATGGCATATTTAATAATATGTGAAATTATTGGCTAATATTTTCTTGTACTTTTCATATGAGGTGGAAAtgtttttttcaaaagttggattttttttctttctagaACCTTAAGTTGACTACTTACCATAACTTTCATGTTCCAGCGACTATCTTTTTAAGCTTTTGCTCATTGGAGACTCTGGCGTTGGCAAATCATGTCTACTCTTGAGGTTTGCTgtaagttcttcatttttcatgtGGTTCAATCGCTTTCTCTGTGTCAGATTTTTGAATCTGTTGCTTCTTTCTTCCTCCTTAAATCTAGTTTTTTGTCCAATTTTCTGTTGCTTTGTTGGCACATGAAACAGTTAAGAGAGACAAATTGTTCATAATAGCTAGGTGGATAGCATCCTCCTTTTTTGGTTTTCACCATTTCAGTCAGGGAATGGGTGCTTGCTTGGTTATGTGCTGTTGGCTAACTCTGGAAATCCATGGGCTACTGATTAGTGCTGACTGCGTATAAAAAATGTCATTTTCTTGTGAGCTGACTTTATAGATTGTATAGCCTATAAGTTTTCATACCAAAAAATCCGGAGCTAAATATGAAACAAGAGTTATGAAATAGATAAAGACAGTTAAATTCTTTTTGTGATGGAAAAAATAACTGCCGTTTTTGCACAGCAttttttatatttcaaaaacattAGGTTGTCTGTCATAATTTTGCAACTCAAACAAGAGAAATGTTTCTCTATGTTGCTGCTAACACAAGTTGTCTTTGTTTTCAGGATGATTCATATCTGGAGAGTTATATTAGTACCATCGGGGTGGATTTTGTAAGTAGTCGGCCTGCCTTATTGTTTTGCTTGGCTTTCTTGTCAGATGTCAGTGTGGTTTATAGTTCCTTTTCCTTCACCTTGCAGAAAATCCGCACAGTAGAGCAGGATGGGAAAACCATTAAACTCCAAATTGTGAGTATCTAAACAACTGTTTCTTATGTTTGAAAGATATTGTTATTCTTATCACATCTAGATATTTAATGATTATATTAGTATGATGGTAAAGAAGACGATGCGAAATGAGGAAAATAACTTGATTACAGTTGATGAAGAATTTATCTGGTTGTCTTTTTGGTATTAGACTCCAAATGTGTGGCTTTTTACTTCCGTAGAACTTTCTTCCCCCTTTGGTTTTAGCTTCCTTTCTCATCTGATGCCTTTTACCCCCTCTGTGGTTCAGTGGGACACTGCTGGGCAAGAACGTTTTAGGACAATTACAAGCAGCTATTATCGTGGCGCTCATGGTATCATTGTGAGTAACTTATTTCTGAGAAGTTGCAATATGTGTTGCTCTTTTTTTACCGTGTCCTTGCAGTGATTTACAAGTTCCTGTTTGCACTTATGCAGGTGGTTTATGATGTCACCGATCAAGAAAGCTTTAATAACGTAAAGCAATGGCTGAATGAAATTGACCGATATGCAAGTGAGAATGTAAACAAGCTTTTGGTTGGGAACAAGTGTGATCTTGAATCTCAAAGGGTAGTGGCATATGATACAGCCAAGGTACATCATACTGAACCCTGTAATCTAGAACTTTTGATACTTTTGATAGGATAGTTTCTTATATGGTGGAAAGTTCTGGGACGTGTTTTTGCTTAATACTGTGGTACCAAATAATCTAACTCTCAGGTTTCTTTTGGATCAGTTGTGCTAATGTTGCATATACTCTCGTTTTTCAGGCTTTTGCAGACGAAATTGGGATTCCTTTCATGGAAACAAGTGCAAAAAGTGCCACCAATGTTGAACAGGCTTTTATGGCAATGGCTGCCGAGATCAAGAATAGGTACTGAATGTTGTTGTGCGTTAGAAAAATCAATAGTTTTCTTGGCGATATGGCGGTTTCATTGATCAGTAAATCTTAATCGCATATGTAATTCCTTGTGGCTCTCTTAATGGTTTTTTAGGATGGCAAGCCAACCCGCAATGAACAATGCCCGACCACCTACCGTACAAATTCGAGGACAACCTGTAAACCAAAAGTCTGGTTGCTGCTCCACTTGAAGAAAATAGTTGGATTAACAGATGATGCTAAGCCTATGCTTGTGTTCTCCATGGGGTGTAAAATTACTCGCCGTTCGCAGGATTGCTTATTTGATATTGTTGTTTCAGAACTATGCTAAAACATTCATTCTTTTTACTGTATTTGATGTTAAGTAAACATTTGTacaaattaggaaaatattggTTAATAGCAATATTTACTTTCATTACCTTGTCCTCCTTTGCAATTCTCGTAATTGAAGTTTTTACATTACTGCATAATCATCCCCTTTTTTCTACTTGCATCGACAGTAAATGCCCCTTAAACCAGCTTGTTCATGCAGACACCGTTTCTTGCCTCCGCTATTTTGATGTCTAGTCACCATATCTTCCTCTTTCGTTTTAAATTTTTCCCATTTTACCAAATTGATTCAAGGAAATAAGTCATTTCAAtcgttaaaaaaaaatgttcatgCTGATGAGCTTAGGTCAAAGATCTTAGTGCAACTGACATGGATACATCGAGCCACAAGGAGTTAGTTATCGGGTCAATACTGAAATGTGAAAGGAAGACATCTTAATGTTGATGCAAGGATGGGCTTGTAAATGCATTACAATCCAATGACAACAGCAGATCCTCCATCCACACAACATGGAAGATTCCGAAATAGAGGCCACTTGAAACCCGTGCATCGTTTCTAGCGAGAGCACCCAGCAGCCTCACGATCACTTGAACGCAGTGCAGCCATTGATCAACTCGTGCTTTCGAAAGAAATGGTTCTTACAAATTCCTCACCAAGTCATCTCGTCCATGTTGCTGCCAAATCTTTCTACTTGCTGGACCCATTACTGAACAGGAATGTtctggtttgtttggattgtaagttatttgggattatttgggatatttttactgtagcattttttgtgatgtgatgtatgtgagataaaaaggtaattgagaagataaaaagatgTATTGGAGATTGTAATGAtgatataagcaaataaaactGGGTAAATAatactcaatccaaacaaacccttcATTCTTTCAAGAAGTTCGACTTGCCAATGATTCCCTTCGGGAATGGGGTCCCCTTTTGTAGCTTCCGTAGAAGATTCTACCAGTAATCACGACAAGAGCACATTCCATCTTTAAAATGGTGAAACCTTGTAGTATCTCTCACAATGATCTCCCTTGGTTCTATTGCAGATATGAATTTAGTTGCTTGGTGGCAATCATCGCATACTCTCAGGTTCTTGAATATCCGGATTGGTTCACCGGGTGGCAAACTTATTAGTCCATATGCAATAGCCAGTTTTTCACTGTGCAACAAAAGTATCTGCTCTTTCTGCTGCTTTTCCACATCATGCAAATCAGATTCGAGATTAGGAACATAACCTGCcaacttcattttcttctctAGCTCATTCAGTTTCTCATGTATGCTATCCAATTCTGGGTGAAGCCTATCTCCAGATCTAAACTCATGAACCACATTTTTTATTTCCATCCAACTATATCCTGGCGTTTTCATTACTTTATTTTCCTTCATCAGTCTTCTAACTATAGAAACATTCTCCCATCTATTATTAGCAGCATATAGGTTTGCAAGTTGAACATAAGCAGCTGCATTAGTAGGATCAAGACTAAGCAAGTTTTTCCCAGCAAACTCAGCCACCTCCAAGTTCTTGTAGATCCTACAAGCACCTAAAAGGGTTCCAAATACAGCCATATGAGGTCTACAAGACATTCTCTTTATTAAATCCATGGCTTCAGCAAGCTTTCCAGCTCGACTAAGGAGGTCAACCATACAAGTGTAGTGATCTGGTTGAGGTTTAACTCCATAATCCTTCTGCATCAACTCAAAATACTGAATCCCAAGATCAACTAAACCTGCATGATTACAAGCTGTTAGAACTCCAACAAAGGTTATCCAATCTGGTCTCATTCCTCCTTTATTTCTCATCCTTGAAAACAAACTAAGAGCCTTTTCTCCCGCCCCATGTTGAGCATAGCCTGAAATCATTGCATTCCAAGTCACAACATCTTTCCGTGGCATCTCAAGAAACAACTTCCATGCATCCTCTAAATCACCACACTTGCAATACATGCTAATCAGTGAAGTTCCCACTGTAATATCCAAATACAAAGGAGACTTAAAAACACGCTGATGAACTTGCTTCCCCAACTTCAAAAAGGACAAGTTACTACATCCCAACAAAATACTACTCAAGGTTGATTCGTTAACCCTAATTCCCAATTCCAGCATTGTCCTAAACAACTTCAATCCGTCTTCCCCTCTACCATTTTCAACATATCCAGAAATCATAGCATTCCAAGTCACTAAATTCTTCACTGGCATCTCTAGAAACATCTTCTCTGCAAAAGCAACCTTCCCAGACCTCATGAACCCTGTTACAATCGCTGTGTATGCAATCACATCTTTCGCAGGGTTAGCCTGGAACATCTCCAAAGCTAATTCAACATTCCCTGACTCAACATATCCCGCAATCATAGCGTTCCAAGTCACATTATTCTTCCGAGGCATGGCCAAAAACAAATTCTTAGCTTCACTCATCATCCCATTTCGCGAAAAGCCTGCTATCATCGTATTCCAAGTTGCAACATCTTTACAAGGAATATGAGAAAACAAATTCCTAGCTGCCTCCAATTCACCATTTTGTAAATAACAAGCCAACATTATATTATACGAGACAGTATCTGGTTCAGgaattttttcaaacaattgctGGGCTTCCATCAATTTTCCGGGTTTTCTTGAAAATCCAGCCAAGATTGAGTTCCATGTGATGGTAGTCCTAAAAGCCAtcttataaaataatttaaggGCTGAATCCAAATCCCCGCATCGTACAAAACTGGTAATTTTCTTGTTCATTGAGACGGCGTAATTCATTTGACGCTGATCACATGTTGCTAAGTTACTGGGGGGAACCAAGTGGTACTTGTGACGTGGGGCTGGTGAAGGAGTGGACTGCAACGTTTTGGGTTTTGGGAAAGCATCTGAGTTTTCGACTGCTGGCGAGTAGGAAGAAGAGAAGTACCTGAAGAAGATGAACCGGGGGAAAGTTCTGAAGAAGGGAAAGGAAAATGGTTCATTTCTGATTCTAAGATGAGGAGACCGCATTTGTCATGGTTGGTGTTTACGGAACCGCACTTCTACAGCTCCTGaagaaacttttcttaacaggCAGAGGAAATCTTTCGAGGGCCATATTACATTCTGTTAAAAAGTAAGGGGCGAAGAACGACTTTTTTTTGGAGGGATAAATTGTCAAGCAAACTCTCTCCAAATATGGACAGAAATGGAAGGAAAGTGAACAAACCTTCaacccattttttttctttctaaatgCCAAATATGTCCATAATCTGGTAATGAATAAATAGTTAATACCCAACGTGTTTGAGTTCATTCTATTTCTTTCTTACATTCCCAAACAATTTAAAAATCTCTTTCTGTCTTTTCTCTCGTCATTTAAaacttccttttcctttcttttctcttcaaaactccCAAGCTAAACCTTAGGTGTACTAACAAGTGTTTTAGTGAATGGCTGTtgaaaattcattcatttcaagGACTCAATGTTACTATCCACCTCCTTAATTATACACTTCCCCAAAGTTTTATGCTGTTGCTTAAAAAGATATAAAAATCCTGTTGTCTGACCActattgagtttttttttttcaagttacAGAGAAGTAGAGAGTGGGATGAAAATCTTGTCAAAAGTCTAAAAAGAGCATGCCCATACGTGCTTTCAATTTCCTTTACTGGCAATTTTCTGGAGTCTACCACCAATGTCAAATATCTTGTCCAGAAGGATAAATTCCAACTAGAAGTGAACTTTTATTTGCCTTTTATTTCTGCAAAATTTTCTCAATCTGCATAATAAATTTGTCAGGAAAAATTATTTCGAAGCTGAATGACCCGAAATAATTTGCTCATTCTGTAATGTATATTAGACGAAATTGATCCATTCAGCCAACATTCAATTGCGAGTAACAAACCATAAATTCTGATCAAATAACCTAAATTGAAAGATCTAAAACATTGTCAACACTTGCAAGACAGGCCATATTTCAGATCAAAATGAAGTTCAAGCAGAAGCATCTCTACATGGAAGCCAATACTCAATAGAAGCAATTGATCAAGCAAGATGCAAAAGCATGTCTACATAGAAGCCAATA from Coffea eugenioides isolate CCC68of chromosome 8, Ceug_1.0, whole genome shotgun sequence encodes the following:
- the LOC113779301 gene encoding uncharacterized protein LOC113779301 translates to MYRSSSSARVSDEFFSNSSSSSAAGAMSSTNPKPATTTSDLDHLPSYNPMSHLAKKEKSRLRSAENSIHLIPVLLVLCAIVLWFFSSPVDLVNKSDSVVARIESSLIKSGVDRGHGKSSLESTLKQEDLNPANQSTEGVDPVNQSADDEVLDNQSTGSAEHNIIR
- the LOC113780953 gene encoding GTP-binding protein YPTM2; the protein is MNPEYDYLFKLLLIGDSGVGKSCLLLRFADDSYLESYISTIGVDFKIRTVEQDGKTIKLQIWDTAGQERFRTITSSYYRGAHGIIVVYDVTDQESFNNVKQWLNEIDRYASENVNKLLVGNKCDLESQRVVAYDTAKAFADEIGIPFMETSAKSATNVEQAFMAMAAEIKNRMASQPAMNNARPPTVQIRGQPVNQKSGCCST
- the LOC113781352 gene encoding pentatricopeptide repeat-containing protein At4g16835, mitochondrial produces the protein MNYAVSMNKKITSFVRCGDLDSALKLFYKMAFRTTITWNSILAGFSRKPGKLMEAQQLFEKIPEPDTVSYNIMLACYLQNGELEAARNLFSHIPCKDVATWNTMIAGFSRNGMMSEAKNLFLAMPRKNNVTWNAMIAGYVESGNVELALEMFQANPAKDVIAYTAIVTGFMRSGKVAFAEKMFLEMPVKNLVTWNAMISGYVENGRGEDGLKLFRTMLELGIRVNESTLSSILLGCSNLSFLKLGKQVHQRVFKSPLYLDITVGTSLISMYCKCGDLEDAWKLFLEMPRKDVVTWNAMISGYAQHGAGEKALSLFSRMRNKGGMRPDWITFVGVLTACNHAGLVDLGIQYFELMQKDYGVKPQPDHYTCMVDLLSRAGKLAEAMDLIKRMSCRPHMAVFGTLLGACRIYKNLEVAEFAGKNLLSLDPTNAAAYVQLANLYAANNRWENVSIVRRLMKENKVMKTPGYSWMEIKNVVHEFRSGDRLHPELDSIHEKLNELEKKMKLAGYVPNLESDLHDVEKQQKEQILLLHSEKLAIAYGLISLPPGEPIRIFKNLRVCDDCHQATKFISAIEPREIIVRDTTRFHHFKDGMCSCRDYW